In Labrus mixtus chromosome 3, fLabMix1.1, whole genome shotgun sequence, a single window of DNA contains:
- the nek1 gene encoding serine/threonine-protein kinase Nek1 isoform X4, translating into MDKYEKVKKIGEGSFGKAVLVKSKEDGHQYVIKEIGISGMSSKERQESRKEVAVLANMSHPNIVQYKESFEEGGCLYIVMDYCEGGDLFKKINSQKGVLFSEEQILNWFVQICLALKHVHDRKILHRDIKSQNIFLTKDGTVQLGDFGIARVLNSTVELARTCIGTPYYLSPEICENKPYNNKSDIWALGCVLYEMCTLKHAFEAGNMKNLVLKIIRGSYPPVSLHYSQELRSLLAQLFKRNPRERPSVCSILDKPYLTCRIEKFLTPQIIAQEFHHTFLHKQPKVGAAQGPPAKRSAPGSIPLTPAQKITKPACKYGVPLAVRKVPEAAKKQADRKPAVKHKAEGMRKKRMELIEKERKQREQMVLLKAEQMKRFEKEKINRINQAREQGWKHVLSSSGGSSPERKCFVGVGKRAVPSSGGPPALSKVPFEHFHAALDQMSKPQPAVVSREGSSAGPGSPRRSVPPAAGPVLPNGPSRPLNPDIIKRELQRLQHVSKQVHISRPRFQMVPERAYQVEEFLQRKREAMLNKVRAEGQLGTRQNLAALYGSRAALLRCRRPKANKEEEDYLSRLRQIRLQNFNERQQIKARLRGEKYDSDGSDSQESNEEAELRRKKTEALKAQANARAAVLKEQLEKKRREAYESEKRAWEDHLAARGVKVGMAAAAAETASSTSEAPLPQPGPSQPDPPAKAPALPETKPSIQAISMTAALKNVGAMSPLKDNLPEQEPASAIQVTSEKKEILRRLNQNLKAQVPVEESPPQPAEPSPAPQQKQSDTENRPSSSNGDRKKWDAAELPVLPVAQQTLEATCVTSSTISVSPDDALSSAGDRKKWEAGVPLVLSVARQTLEETGIPTIEQTVGGVIQMGMLHEEAARKMWGASPDSQVLRVLQEAELQPLTQQLENVSISEELVCSPDKPFQKAEGQIVEKLKEASPSTLTLCAAGDGPGAQKQSVAPTEASHQEVSVDGAGERVTLPPNPTEPQDPADLELLVLEEAPKQTLHPPAGVQQAWAKEVPQPLPPEGVTRPASTKESEKSAEKPAASSGSAQCEEPLFMKLCSPAHRRTAALAMLSAQSSMDESSSSLASRSRSVSPLRSKHHDALLIGLSTGMFDANNPKMLRTCSLPDLSRLFSPQQDSAVTGHTNVPHNDNLEIEDLEEAAKDDDQSENEDGYEDEDLRDIRASMERLLQEEGDLMRSSAEVGSGDFNGNPPEGEDHELFNRIAAEINQENNQMAVDEDEDDDDDDGEDEEDEGEEDEEDEDEECSNGSPGDEEAGDLLSNGVGEENHCNHSQLNEEWHSDGSGEDHGMEAAHHDSIFSRLEELRFNLEQQMGFEKFIEAYNKIKAMHEDEDENIDLGSSLVLSILGTEHQHLYPNILHLVMADGAYQEDNDE; encoded by the exons ATGGACAAGTACGAAAAGGTGAAGAAAATAGGGGAAGGGTCATTTGGAAAGGCTGTCCTTGTCAAATCCAAAGAGGATGGACACCAATATGTCATCAAGGAGATTGGCATATCTGGA ATGTCAAGTAAAGAGAGGCAGGAATCTCGAAAAGAAGTTGCAGTCCTTGCCAACATGAGTCATCCCAACATTGTGCAGTATAAGGAGTCTTTTGAAG AGGGGGGTTGTCTGTATATTGTGATGGACTACTGTGAGGGTGGAGACCTCTTCAAGAAGATCAACTCTCAAAAAGGAGTACTGTTCTCAGAAGAGCAA ATCCTGAATTGGTTTGTGCAGATTTGTCTGGCCCTGAAGCATGTACATGATCGCAAAATCCTCCACAGGGACATCAAATCACAG AACATATTTTTGACCAAAGATGGGACTGTGCAGCTTGGAGACTTTGGAATTGCAAGGGTGCTGaacag cacCGTGGAGCTGGCAAGAACTTGTATAGGAACACCATATTATCTATCACCTGAGATCTGTGAAAATAAACCCTACAACAACAAAAG TGATATTTGGGCCCTAGGGTGTGTCCTATATGAAATGTGCACTCTTAAGCATGCA TTTGAGGCTGGCAACATGAAGAATTTAGTTCTGAAGATCATCCGTGGCTCGTACCCTCCTGTGTCTCTCCACTACTCCCAAGAACTGCGCTCTCTCTTGGCTCAGCTGTTTAAACGCAACCCTCGAGAGAGGCCGTCCGTCTGCAGCATACTGGACAAACCTTACCTCACCTGTAGGATAGAGAAGTTCCTTACACCACAG ATCATTGCTCAGGAATTCCATCATACTTTTCTACACAAGCAGCCTAAAGTGGGTGCAGCGCAGGGGCCACCAG CCAAGCGATCTGCCCCTGGCTCTATACCACTCACCCCAGCACAGAAGATCACTAAACCAGCCTGCAAATACGGAGTGCCTTTAGCTGTGAGGAAGGTGCCAGAAGCAGCCAAAAAGCAGGCGGATAGGAAACCAGCTGTGAAGCATAAAGCG GAAGGCATGAGGAAGAAAAGGATGGAGCTGAttgagaaggagagaaaacagagagaacag ATGGTCCTGTTGAAAGCAGAGCAAATGAAGAgatttgaaaaggaaaag ATCAATCGTATAAACCAGGCCAGAGAACAGGGCTGGAAGCATGTCCTGAGCTCGAGTGGAGGCAGCAGCCCAGAGAGGAAG TGCTTTGTTGGCGTTGGAAAGAGGGCTGTCCCCAGTTCTGGTGGTCCTCCAGCTCTGAGTAAAGTCCCTTTTGAACACTTCCACGCTGCTTTGGACCAAATGTCAAAACCCCAGCCTGCAGTGGTCAGCAGGGAGGGGTCCTCAGCAGGACCAGGCAGTCCCAGACG aAGTGTACCGCCTGCTGCTGGCCCGGTGCTGCCCAATGGCCCGTCCCGACCCTTAAATCCTGATATAATCAAAAGGGAACtacagaggctgcagcatgTTTCTAAACAAGTCCATATCAGCAG GCCACGATTTCAGATGGTTCCTGAACGGGCCTATCAGGTTGAGGAGTTTTTGCAGCGAAAGAGAGAAGCAATGCTCAACAAAGTTCGTGCTGAAGGACAGCTG GGCACTCGGCAAAACCTGGCAGCTCTCTATGGAAGTCGTGCCGCTTTGCTTCGGTGCAGGAGGCCCAAAGccaacaaagaggaggag GACTACTTGTCGAGGCTGAGGCAGATCCGTTTGCAGAACTTCAATGAGCGTCAGCAGATCAAAGCCCGACTCAGAGGAGAGAAG TATGACAGTGATGGATCTGACAGCCAGGAGTCGAATGAGGAGGCAGAGCTCAGGAGAAAGAAGACAGAGGCCTTGAAA GCCCAAGCAAATGCCCGTGCTGCTGTGCTGAAAGAGCAactagagaagaagaggagagaagcgTATGAGAGCGAAAAGAGAGCTTGGGAGGACCAC CTTGCAGCTCGGGGGGTGAAGGTTGgcatggcagcagcagcagcagaaacagcatCATCTACCTCTGAGGCTCCTCTCCCTCAGCCGGGTCCCTCTCAGCCAGACCCACCTGCCAAGGCTCCAGCACTACCTGAAACCAAGCCCTCCATCCAGGCCATATCCATGACTGCTGCCCTGAAGAATGTTGGAGCA ATGTCTCCTCTTAAAGATAACCTCCCCGAGCAAGAGCCTGCATCTGCCATTCAGGTGACT agTGAGAAAAAAGAGATCCTGCGCAGACTCAACCAGAACCTAAAAGCCCAGGTCCCAGTGGAGGAGTCGCCTCCACAGCCTGCAGAGCCGAGTCCTGCTCCCCAACAGAAGCAGTCCGACACAGAGAACCGCCCCTCCTCATCAAACGGAGACAGAAAGAAGTGGGACGCAGCAGAACTGCCCGTACTTCCAGTGGCACAACAAACCTTAGAGGCAACATGTGTCACAAGTAGCA CCATCTCAGTATCTCCAGACGATGCACTGTCCTCTGCTGGAGACAGGAAGAAGTGGGAGGCAGGAGTTCCACTCGTCCTCTCTGTAGCCCGACAAACTCTGGAGGAGACGGGCATCCCGACCATCG AGCAAACAGTGGGTGGAGTAATACAGATGGGCATGCTACATGAAGAAGCTGCTCGAAAGATGTGGGGAGCGAGTCCAGACTCTCAGGTGTTGCGAGTGCTTCAAGAGGCGGAGCTTCAGCCTCTCACTCAGCAGCTGGAGAACGTCTCTATCTCGGAGGAGCTGGTCTGTAGCCCTG ATAAACCTTTCCAGAAAGCAGAAGGCCAGATTGTGGAGAAACTTAAAGAAGCTTCTCCTTCCACACTGACACTGTGTGCTGCGGGCGATGGTCCAGGTGCTCAGAAGCAGAGTGTCGCCCCCACTGAGGCCTCACATCAGGAAGTATCTGTGGATGGTGCAGGAGAAAGAGTGACACTGCCACCCAACCCTACTGAGCCTCAGG atccagcAGACCTGGAGTTGTTGGTTTTGGAAGAGGCACCTAAACAGACCCTGCATCCACCAGCTGGTGTGCAGCAGGCGTGGGCAAAGGAAGTCCCACAGCCACT GCCACCGGAGGGGGTCACAAGACCAGCAAGCACTAAGGAGTCTGAGAAGAGTGCAGAGAAACCAGCTGCATCATCGG gttCAGCACAGTGCGAGGAGCCCCTGTTTATGAAGTTGTGTTCCCCGGCCCACCGACGCACCGCTGCCCTTGCAATGCTCTCGGCTCAGTCCTCCATGGATGAatcatcctcctctctggcCTCTCGCTCACGCTCCGTATCACCTCTGCGCTCCAAACACCACGACGCCCTCCTCATCGGCCTCTCCACGGGCATGTTCGACGCCAACAACCCCAAG ATGCTTCGGACCTGCTCCCTACCAGACCTCAGCCGTCTCTTCAGCCCCCAGCAGGACTCTGCAGTGACCGGTCATACTAATGTTCCCCACAATGACAACCTGGAAATCGAGGACCTGGAAGAGGCAGCTAAAGATGATGACCAGTCAGAGAATGAAGA TGGATATGAGGATGAAGACCTGCGAGACATCCGGGCCTCCATGGAGAGACtgctgcaggaagaaggagaccTGATGAGGAGTTCTGCAGAGGTCGGCTCAGGAGACTTTAATGGAAACCCTCCTGAGGGTGAAGACCACGAGCTGTTCAACAGGATAGCAGCTGAGATCAATCAGGAGAACAATCAGATGGCTGtggatgaggatgaagatgatgatgatgatgacggggaggatgaggaggatgaaggcgaagaagacgaggaagatgaggatgaggaaTGCTCTAATGGGAGTCCTGGAGATGAAGAGGCAGGAGATCTGCTTTCAAACGGTGTGGGAGAGGAAAATCACTGTAATCACAGCCAGCTCAATGAGGAGTGGCATTCAG ATGGCAGCGGAGAGGACCATGGCATGGAAGCTGCACATCATGACAGCATCTTCAGCCGTCTGGAAGAGCTGCGCTTCAACCTGGAGCAGCAGATGGGCTTTGAGAAGTTCATTGAAGCCTACAATAAGATAAAG GCTATgcatgaagatgaagatgagaaTATTGACCTGGGCTCCAGTTTGGTCCTCAGCATTTTGGGAACAGAGCATCAGCATCTGTATCCCAACATCCTTCACCTGGTTATGGCAGACGGAGCTTATCAAGAAG atAATGATGAATAA
- the nek1 gene encoding serine/threonine-protein kinase Nek1 isoform X2, whose translation MDKYEKVKKIGEGSFGKAVLVKSKEDGHQYVIKEIGISGMSSKERQESRKEVAVLANMSHPNIVQYKESFEEGGCLYIVMDYCEGGDLFKKINSQKGVLFSEEQILNWFVQICLALKHVHDRKILHRDIKSQNIFLTKDGTVQLGDFGIARVLNSTVELARTCIGTPYYLSPEICENKPYNNKSDIWALGCVLYEMCTLKHAFEAGNMKNLVLKIIRGSYPPVSLHYSQELRSLLAQLFKRNPRERPSVCSILDKPYLTCRIEKFLTPQIIAQEFHHTFLHKQPKVGAAQGPPAKRSAPGSIPLTPAQKITKPACKYGVPLAVRKVPEAAKKQADRKPAVKHKAAPLPAAPKRRVSQVEQERKKHEEGMRKKRMELIEKERKQREQMVLLKAEQMKRFEKEKINRINQAREQGWKHVLSSSGGSSPERKCFVGVGKRAVPSSGGPPALSKVPFEHFHAALDQMSKPQPAVVSREGSSAGPGSPRRVPPAAGPVLPNGPSRPLNPDIIKRELQRLQHVSKQVHISRPRFQMVPERAYQVEEFLQRKREAMLNKVRAEGQLGTRQNLAALYGSRAALLRCRRPKANKEEEDYLSRLRQIRLQNFNERQQIKARLRGEKYDSDGSDSQESNEEAELRRKKTEALKAQANARAAVLKEQLEKKRREAYESEKRAWEDHLAARGVKVGMAAAAAETASSTSEAPLPQPGPSQPDPPAKAPALPETKPSIQAISMTAALKNVGAMSPLKDNLPEQEPASAIQVTSEKKEILRRLNQNLKAQVPVEESPPQPAEPSPAPQQKQSDTENRPSSSNGDRKKWDAAELPVLPVAQQTLEATCVTSSTISVSPDDALSSAGDRKKWEAGVPLVLSVARQTLEETGIPTIEQTVGGVIQMGMLHEEAARKMWGASPDSQVLRVLQEAELQPLTQQLENVSISEELVCSPDKPFQKAEGQIVEKLKEASPSTLTLCAAGDGPGAQKQSVAPTEASHQEVSVDGAGERVTLPPNPTEPQDPADLELLVLEEAPKQTLHPPAGVQQAWAKEVPQPLPPEGVTRPASTKESEKSAEKPAASSGSAQCEEPLFMKLCSPAHRRTAALAMLSAQSSMDESSSSLASRSRSVSPLRSKHHDALLIGLSTGMFDANNPKMLRTCSLPDLSRLFSPQQDSAVTGHTNVPHNDNLEIEDLEEAAKDDDQSENEDGYEDEDLRDIRASMERLLQEEGDLMRSSAEVGSGDFNGNPPEGEDHELFNRIAAEINQENNQMAVDEDEDDDDDDGEDEEDEGEEDEEDEDEECSNGSPGDEEAGDLLSNGVGEENHCNHSQLNEEWHSDGSGEDHGMEAAHHDSIFSRLEELRFNLEQQMGFEKFIEAYNKIKAMHEDEDENIDLGSSLVLSILGTEHQHLYPNILHLVMADGAYQEDNDE comes from the exons ATGGACAAGTACGAAAAGGTGAAGAAAATAGGGGAAGGGTCATTTGGAAAGGCTGTCCTTGTCAAATCCAAAGAGGATGGACACCAATATGTCATCAAGGAGATTGGCATATCTGGA ATGTCAAGTAAAGAGAGGCAGGAATCTCGAAAAGAAGTTGCAGTCCTTGCCAACATGAGTCATCCCAACATTGTGCAGTATAAGGAGTCTTTTGAAG AGGGGGGTTGTCTGTATATTGTGATGGACTACTGTGAGGGTGGAGACCTCTTCAAGAAGATCAACTCTCAAAAAGGAGTACTGTTCTCAGAAGAGCAA ATCCTGAATTGGTTTGTGCAGATTTGTCTGGCCCTGAAGCATGTACATGATCGCAAAATCCTCCACAGGGACATCAAATCACAG AACATATTTTTGACCAAAGATGGGACTGTGCAGCTTGGAGACTTTGGAATTGCAAGGGTGCTGaacag cacCGTGGAGCTGGCAAGAACTTGTATAGGAACACCATATTATCTATCACCTGAGATCTGTGAAAATAAACCCTACAACAACAAAAG TGATATTTGGGCCCTAGGGTGTGTCCTATATGAAATGTGCACTCTTAAGCATGCA TTTGAGGCTGGCAACATGAAGAATTTAGTTCTGAAGATCATCCGTGGCTCGTACCCTCCTGTGTCTCTCCACTACTCCCAAGAACTGCGCTCTCTCTTGGCTCAGCTGTTTAAACGCAACCCTCGAGAGAGGCCGTCCGTCTGCAGCATACTGGACAAACCTTACCTCACCTGTAGGATAGAGAAGTTCCTTACACCACAG ATCATTGCTCAGGAATTCCATCATACTTTTCTACACAAGCAGCCTAAAGTGGGTGCAGCGCAGGGGCCACCAG CCAAGCGATCTGCCCCTGGCTCTATACCACTCACCCCAGCACAGAAGATCACTAAACCAGCCTGCAAATACGGAGTGCCTTTAGCTGTGAGGAAGGTGCCAGAAGCAGCCAAAAAGCAGGCGGATAGGAAACCAGCTGTGAAGCATAAAGCG GCCCCTCTCCCAGCAGCCCCCAAGAGAAGAGTGAGTCAAGTGGagcaagagaggaaaaaacacgAG GAAGGCATGAGGAAGAAAAGGATGGAGCTGAttgagaaggagagaaaacagagagaacag ATGGTCCTGTTGAAAGCAGAGCAAATGAAGAgatttgaaaaggaaaag ATCAATCGTATAAACCAGGCCAGAGAACAGGGCTGGAAGCATGTCCTGAGCTCGAGTGGAGGCAGCAGCCCAGAGAGGAAG TGCTTTGTTGGCGTTGGAAAGAGGGCTGTCCCCAGTTCTGGTGGTCCTCCAGCTCTGAGTAAAGTCCCTTTTGAACACTTCCACGCTGCTTTGGACCAAATGTCAAAACCCCAGCCTGCAGTGGTCAGCAGGGAGGGGTCCTCAGCAGGACCAGGCAGTCCCAGACG TGTACCGCCTGCTGCTGGCCCGGTGCTGCCCAATGGCCCGTCCCGACCCTTAAATCCTGATATAATCAAAAGGGAACtacagaggctgcagcatgTTTCTAAACAAGTCCATATCAGCAG GCCACGATTTCAGATGGTTCCTGAACGGGCCTATCAGGTTGAGGAGTTTTTGCAGCGAAAGAGAGAAGCAATGCTCAACAAAGTTCGTGCTGAAGGACAGCTG GGCACTCGGCAAAACCTGGCAGCTCTCTATGGAAGTCGTGCCGCTTTGCTTCGGTGCAGGAGGCCCAAAGccaacaaagaggaggag GACTACTTGTCGAGGCTGAGGCAGATCCGTTTGCAGAACTTCAATGAGCGTCAGCAGATCAAAGCCCGACTCAGAGGAGAGAAG TATGACAGTGATGGATCTGACAGCCAGGAGTCGAATGAGGAGGCAGAGCTCAGGAGAAAGAAGACAGAGGCCTTGAAA GCCCAAGCAAATGCCCGTGCTGCTGTGCTGAAAGAGCAactagagaagaagaggagagaagcgTATGAGAGCGAAAAGAGAGCTTGGGAGGACCAC CTTGCAGCTCGGGGGGTGAAGGTTGgcatggcagcagcagcagcagaaacagcatCATCTACCTCTGAGGCTCCTCTCCCTCAGCCGGGTCCCTCTCAGCCAGACCCACCTGCCAAGGCTCCAGCACTACCTGAAACCAAGCCCTCCATCCAGGCCATATCCATGACTGCTGCCCTGAAGAATGTTGGAGCA ATGTCTCCTCTTAAAGATAACCTCCCCGAGCAAGAGCCTGCATCTGCCATTCAGGTGACT agTGAGAAAAAAGAGATCCTGCGCAGACTCAACCAGAACCTAAAAGCCCAGGTCCCAGTGGAGGAGTCGCCTCCACAGCCTGCAGAGCCGAGTCCTGCTCCCCAACAGAAGCAGTCCGACACAGAGAACCGCCCCTCCTCATCAAACGGAGACAGAAAGAAGTGGGACGCAGCAGAACTGCCCGTACTTCCAGTGGCACAACAAACCTTAGAGGCAACATGTGTCACAAGTAGCA CCATCTCAGTATCTCCAGACGATGCACTGTCCTCTGCTGGAGACAGGAAGAAGTGGGAGGCAGGAGTTCCACTCGTCCTCTCTGTAGCCCGACAAACTCTGGAGGAGACGGGCATCCCGACCATCG AGCAAACAGTGGGTGGAGTAATACAGATGGGCATGCTACATGAAGAAGCTGCTCGAAAGATGTGGGGAGCGAGTCCAGACTCTCAGGTGTTGCGAGTGCTTCAAGAGGCGGAGCTTCAGCCTCTCACTCAGCAGCTGGAGAACGTCTCTATCTCGGAGGAGCTGGTCTGTAGCCCTG ATAAACCTTTCCAGAAAGCAGAAGGCCAGATTGTGGAGAAACTTAAAGAAGCTTCTCCTTCCACACTGACACTGTGTGCTGCGGGCGATGGTCCAGGTGCTCAGAAGCAGAGTGTCGCCCCCACTGAGGCCTCACATCAGGAAGTATCTGTGGATGGTGCAGGAGAAAGAGTGACACTGCCACCCAACCCTACTGAGCCTCAGG atccagcAGACCTGGAGTTGTTGGTTTTGGAAGAGGCACCTAAACAGACCCTGCATCCACCAGCTGGTGTGCAGCAGGCGTGGGCAAAGGAAGTCCCACAGCCACT GCCACCGGAGGGGGTCACAAGACCAGCAAGCACTAAGGAGTCTGAGAAGAGTGCAGAGAAACCAGCTGCATCATCGG gttCAGCACAGTGCGAGGAGCCCCTGTTTATGAAGTTGTGTTCCCCGGCCCACCGACGCACCGCTGCCCTTGCAATGCTCTCGGCTCAGTCCTCCATGGATGAatcatcctcctctctggcCTCTCGCTCACGCTCCGTATCACCTCTGCGCTCCAAACACCACGACGCCCTCCTCATCGGCCTCTCCACGGGCATGTTCGACGCCAACAACCCCAAG ATGCTTCGGACCTGCTCCCTACCAGACCTCAGCCGTCTCTTCAGCCCCCAGCAGGACTCTGCAGTGACCGGTCATACTAATGTTCCCCACAATGACAACCTGGAAATCGAGGACCTGGAAGAGGCAGCTAAAGATGATGACCAGTCAGAGAATGAAGA TGGATATGAGGATGAAGACCTGCGAGACATCCGGGCCTCCATGGAGAGACtgctgcaggaagaaggagaccTGATGAGGAGTTCTGCAGAGGTCGGCTCAGGAGACTTTAATGGAAACCCTCCTGAGGGTGAAGACCACGAGCTGTTCAACAGGATAGCAGCTGAGATCAATCAGGAGAACAATCAGATGGCTGtggatgaggatgaagatgatgatgatgatgacggggaggatgaggaggatgaaggcgaagaagacgaggaagatgaggatgaggaaTGCTCTAATGGGAGTCCTGGAGATGAAGAGGCAGGAGATCTGCTTTCAAACGGTGTGGGAGAGGAAAATCACTGTAATCACAGCCAGCTCAATGAGGAGTGGCATTCAG ATGGCAGCGGAGAGGACCATGGCATGGAAGCTGCACATCATGACAGCATCTTCAGCCGTCTGGAAGAGCTGCGCTTCAACCTGGAGCAGCAGATGGGCTTTGAGAAGTTCATTGAAGCCTACAATAAGATAAAG GCTATgcatgaagatgaagatgagaaTATTGACCTGGGCTCCAGTTTGGTCCTCAGCATTTTGGGAACAGAGCATCAGCATCTGTATCCCAACATCCTTCACCTGGTTATGGCAGACGGAGCTTATCAAGAAG atAATGATGAATAA